A genomic stretch from Lolium rigidum isolate FL_2022 unplaced genomic scaffold, APGP_CSIRO_Lrig_0.1 contig_10078_1, whole genome shotgun sequence includes:
- the LOC124680213 gene encoding DNA polymerase alpha subunit B-like, whose translation MEEEIRTEFESSGFIVGGAGPGDTAQILSTLLTYCINYKMSPADLVSNWEVYYLNRQLDGLKLESSYLDGFSSHLQNEVKEKLIKEETELHIYSSNDIDMLLSSTHTDDEGFPDTPSDKQEKPHGQSSNSELTPLTTERLSSCRAAKTNGDRITPFAQRVNKFTQYYVLNPDNVASVPSKHETETSEDELIRRIEPSQRCTLQVQRSKPEPGCRFMYDRTEDRFNYLEDRIRRSAILFSANGLCREPADPTLASEENMFAVGMVICDGEGRLNEKSILLQGSVEHSRGQRVRLDLKDINQFSLFPGQVLGIEGHNPSGHCFVVSKLIDSIPVSLDDQLPCAKKQAVDNQYHQNSNTLPRVLSSVIAAGPYTTTDNLLFEPLQELLSYACRKQPQLLVLMGPFIDSDHPDIKKGTADQSFHDIFHFEVLRKLQDFTQYLGHSVRVILIPSVRDAHHDTIFPQPAFDMNLPEDTTHQITCLANPSLFSSNEIQFGCCTVDILKQLSGDEISRKPPGGKAVDRIGRLATHILKQQSYYPLYPPAAGVPMDFSLAKEALEMPSAPDVLLLASDLAPFVKVLSLNEDMEQKQFVCVNPGRLAKGIGGGTFVELYYNEDTEKTKAFIMRI comes from the exons atggaggaggagatCCGCACGGAGTTCGAGAGCAGCGGCTTCATCGTCGGCGGCGCCGGACCCGGCGACACCGCCCAGATCCTCTCGACGC TGCTGACCTACTGCATCAACTACAAGATGAGCCCCGCGGATCTGGTCTCTAACTGGGAGGTTTACTACCTCAACAG GCAATTGGATGGGTTGAAGCTTGAAAGCTCATACTTGGATGGTTTCTCATCACACCTTCAGAATGAAGTAAAAGAAAAACTTATAAAAGAAGAAACAGAGCTTCACATTTACTCCAGTAACGATATTGACAT GCTCTTGAGCAGTACACACACAGACGACGAGGGATTCCCTGACACACCAAGTGATAAACAGGAAAAGCCACATGGACAGTCATCTAACTCTGAGCTAACTCCTCTGACAACCGAAAGGCTATCATCCTGCAGAGCGGCCAAAACAAATGGTGATCGTATTACTCCTTTTGCACAGCGAGTAAATAAATTTACTCAGTATTATGTCCTGAATCCTGACAATGTGGCTAGCGTGCCAAGTAAACATGAGACTGAAACGTCAGAAGATGAGTTGATTAGAAGAATTGAACCAAGTCAAAGATGTACCTTGCAAGTTCAACGCTCAAAGCCTGAACCAGGTTGCAGGTTCATGTATGACAGGACGGAAGATCGG TTTAATTACCTGGAGGATCGGATAAGACGGTCAGCAATCTTGTTTTCTGCAAATGGGCTTTGTAGAGAACCGGCAGATCCTACGCTTGCTTCCGAG GAGAATATGTTCGCAGTTGGGATGGTAATTTGTGACGGTGAAGGTCGTTTGAATGAAAAATCTATCTTGTTACAGGGCAG TGTTGAGCACTCCAGGGGACAGCGTGTGCGCCTTGATTTAAAGGATATAAACCAGTTTTCTTTGTTTCCCGGGCAG GTTTTGGGCATTGAAGGCCATAATCCTAGTGGACATTGTTTTGTCGTATCAAAGTTGATTGATTCCATACCAGTTTCTTTGGACGATCAACTGCCTTGTGCTAAGAAACAAGctgttgacaatcaataccatcaAAATTCTAATACTCTACCAAGGGTGTTGTCATCG GTCATTGCAGCAGGTCCCTATACAACAACTGATAATCTTTTGTTTGAACCATTGCAAGAACTGCTCTCATATGCCTGTCGTAAGCAGCCTCAGCTGCTTGTACTG ATGGGACCCTTTATCGACTCTGATCATCCTGACATAAAAAAGGGAACTGCTGACCAGAGTTTTCACGATATTTTCCATTTTGAAGTTCTGAGGAAG CTTCAAGATTTTACCCAGTATTTGGGGCACAGTGTTCGTGTAATCCTTATTCCATCTGTGCGTGATGCTCACCATGATACCATTTTCCCCCAG CCTGCATTTGACATGAATTTGCCAGAAGATACCACACATCAG ATTACTTGTCTGGCAAATCCAAGTCTATTCAGCTCTAATGAG ATACAATTTGGGTGTTGTACAGTGGACATCTTGAAACAACTGAGTGGCGATGAAATCTCTCGCAAGCCACCTGGTGGAAAGGCTGTTGATAGGATTGGGAGACTTGCAACACATATACTGAAGCAACAAAG CTACTACCCTCTATATCCACCTGCTGCTGGTGTGCCCATGGATTTCTCACTTGCCAAGGAAGCATTGGAGATGCCATCAGCTCCTGATGTTCTTCTGCTTGCTTCTGATCTCGCTCCATTTGTGAAG GTGCTTTCCTTGAATGAAGACATGGAACAAAAACAATTTGTTTGTGTGAACCCTGGGAGGCTAGCGAAAGGGATTGGTGGAGGCACGTTCGTGGAGCTTTACTACAACGAGGATACTGAGAAGACGAAAGCCTTCATTATGCGCATCTAA